The genomic DNA CAGAACCAGGTGTTCACCGGCGACACGGTGCTGACCGACGGCGACACGCTCGTGCTGTGCGGCAAGCCCGCCGCCCTGGCCGTGGCCATCGAGCGGCTGCAAAAAGGCTGAGCCGGTGCGCCGGAGCGCGTACGCTCAGTTCACCAGGGTGGGATTGCGCTTTTCTTCCTCGAGGCGCTGCTGCCGGCGTACGGCTTCGCACTGCGCATGCGGCTTGTGTTCGGGCTTGAGGCACTGCGCAGCCATGCATTGGGCCTTGGCGATGAAGTTCCGGTCGCCGCAGAGGGCCAACGGATCGGCAGGCGCCGCCGCTGCCGGGGACGAAGGTGCCGCAGCGACGGGAGCCGGTGCGGGCTCGGTCGCGCCAGACTGCGACGGTGCCGCCGGAGCGGGCTTGCGCGGCTTGGCCGCGGCGGCCGGCGGCTTGGGATTGGCAGCGGCCGGCGCGTCCTTCGCCGAAGCCGATGCCGCCGCGTCCGCGGCGGGCATCTCGGCGGCAGGTGCCTCCGGCGCGGCTGCGGCCGGCTCGGGCAGCAAGGCGGGCGCAGGGGCCGGCATGGGAGGCACCGCGGCCGGAGGAGTCTCTTCGGACGGCTTGCCGGTTCCGTAGCCGTACCAGCCGGCGGTGATCATGAGCAAGCCCACCGCCAGCAGCGCCCCCCACAGCCACATGCCGCGGGAGCGCGAAGGCTTCTTCTGCGCCTCGGCGCCGGCGGACCGCCGCGTCCTGCTCCCGGAAGAAGAAGAGGATTTCTTCCTCGCACGGCCCTCCCGCGGCCGCGAAGGCAGCCGCTCGGAAGACCCCGGCGCAATGATGACGGTCTTGTCCTCGTTCGGCAGGCTCGCGCTCGCGGAAGAAGCAGCGGAAGCCGCGTAGGCGCCGGTTTCGAACAGCCCGCCCGGAATGGTGGGCGCGCGCAGTTGCGCGGGTGCCGTGGCGGCCCACTCGCGCTCCGATCTGCTGCCGGGGGCCGGGAGCGGCGCCATCGGCGCGGGTGCCGCAGGCGCCAGCTTGCCGCCGCAGCCGCGGCAGAAATTGGCGCCCGCGCGGTTCTCCGCGCTGCACACCGGACAGATCAAGGCCATGACGACGGACTTCTAGGAGAAAACGATTTCAGAAAAACTGGCGGCGAAGAGCCGTCGAGGCCGAATTCGAGGCGCGAAGCGGCAGGCCGGCGCTCAGGTCACCGCAACGCGCTTGGACCGGTGAGCCATGCGTTTGGCGATCACCGCGCCGAGCCCCATCGCGATCTCCAGGGCCAGGTTGGGCTGCCGGTTCGACATTTCCGCGAAGCGGATTGCCGTGAGGCGCCACACGCGGCCCGCGCCGGTGACCACCACGTTGGCGGAGTGCGGCTGGCGCGAGAAGAAGGAGCCCTCGCCCACCACCGATCCGGGCATGAGCACGGCCAGTTTCATCTGTTCCTTGCTGCTCACGCGGTGCACGCTGATCGCGCCGCTCTCGAGGAAATACACCGATCGGTCGTGCGTGCCCTGCTCGATCAGAACGTCGCCAACGCCGGTATCGATGGGCTGCAGGTAGCCCGCCAGCGTTTCCCACTGCTGTACGTTGAGCGTCAACGCGAAGGCGTCGTTGCTGCTGTTGTCCGCGATGGCGCGGCTCAGGTTCTGGATGGACATGCTTTTCTCAACCCCCGCATCTGTGCCGGAGTATCCGCGAAGGGCGCGGTTTTCGACTACAACTCTTTACGTTTTTCGGACGGGCTGTCTCTATTTGCCGATACAGAAGCGAGAAAAGATGACCCCGAGCAGGTCGTCGGCGCCGAACTCGCCGGTGATTTCATTCAGTGCGTTCTGCGCGAGGCGCAACTCCTCGGCCAGCAGGTCGAGCAGTTGCGCCTGCGCCGCCAGATGGTCCGCGGCCAGCGCCAAGTGGATCTCGACCTGGCCCAGCGCCTGCACATGGCGCGCCCGCGCCAGGTAGACGCCCTCGGGCACCGCCTGCCAGCCGGCCATGGCCAGCAGCTGTTCGCGCAGCGCCTCGATGCCGAGGCCGGTCTTGGCGGACAGGGCGATGCCTTGGGCCGCGCCCGCCGTATCCGGCACTGGCGCTGCATCCTGCTTGTTCCAGACATCGAGCACCGGCACGCTCGCGGGCAGCTTCTGTTGCAGCCCGCGCAGGATCTCGGCGTCGGCGGCTGCGTAGTCGGGCTGGCCGGCACGCGTCAGGTCGTGCAGGAACAGCACGGCATCGGCGCCCTCGATCTGGCCCCAGGCGCGGGCCACGCCGATCTGTTCGACCTCGTCGCTGCTTTCGCGCAGGCCGGCCGTGTCCACCACATGCAGCGGCACCCCGTGGATCTGGATGGTCTCGGACACCACGTCGCGCGTCGTGCCCGCCACCGCGCTCACGATGGCCAGCTCGGCGCCCGCCAGCGCGTTGAGCAGCGAGCTCTTGCCCGCATTGGGCTGGCCCGCAATGACCACCTTGATGCCTTCGCGCAGCAGCGCGCCT from Variovorax sp. V93 includes the following:
- a CDS encoding Crp/Fnr family transcriptional regulator codes for the protein MSIQNLSRAIADNSSNDAFALTLNVQQWETLAGYLQPIDTGVGDVLIEQGTHDRSVYFLESGAISVHRVSSKEQMKLAVLMPGSVVGEGSFFSRQPHSANVVVTGAGRVWRLTAIRFAEMSNRQPNLALEIAMGLGAVIAKRMAHRSKRVAVT
- the mnmE gene encoding tRNA uridine-5-carboxymethylaminomethyl(34) synthesis GTPase MnmE; its protein translation is MLARTTDPIVAIATASGRGAVGIVRVSGARLAPLVDALCGRPLKPREATYLPFRDAAGEPVDHGLAIHFPSPHSFTGEDVLELQAHGGTVVLQLLLARCLEAAAEADPVTGRPRLPGLRVAEPGEFSQRAFLNGKIDLAQAEAIADLIDASTEAAARSAGRSLSGAFSREIHALRDALIHLRMLVEATLDFPEEEIDFLQKADAAGQLAKLQAQLAAVQQRARQGALLREGIKVVIAGQPNAGKSSLLNALAGAELAIVSAVAGTTRDVVSETIQIHGVPLHVVDTAGLRESSDEVEQIGVARAWGQIEGADAVLFLHDLTRAGQPDYAAADAEILRGLQQKLPASVPVLDVWNKQDAAPVPDTAGAAQGIALSAKTGLGIEALREQLLAMAGWQAVPEGVYLARARHVQALGQVEIHLALAADHLAAQAQLLDLLAEELRLAQNALNEITGEFGADDLLGVIFSRFCIGK